The following coding sequences lie in one Flavobacterium sp. 20NA77.7 genomic window:
- the lipA gene encoding lipoyl synthase, producing the protein MASENVFPPQPKPKWLRVKLPTGQKYTELRGLVDKYKLNTICTSGSCPNMGECWGEGTATFMILGNICTRSCGFCGVKTGRPEEVDWEEPEKVARSIKIMNIKHAVITSVDRDDLKDMGSIIWAETVKAIRRMNPTTTLETLIPDFQGNEKILNRIIDVAPEVVSHNMETVKRLTREVRIQAKYERSLDVLRYLKDQGINRTKSGIMLGLGETEEEVIETLHDLSAAKVDIVTIGQYLQPSKKHLPVKEFITPEQFAKYEEIGKKLGFRHVESGALVRSSYHAEKHIH; encoded by the coding sequence ATGGCGTCTGAAAATGTTTTTCCTCCGCAGCCTAAACCAAAATGGTTGCGCGTAAAATTACCTACGGGTCAAAAATATACCGAATTAAGAGGATTAGTTGACAAATATAAACTAAACACAATTTGCACATCTGGTAGTTGTCCAAATATGGGTGAATGTTGGGGAGAAGGCACAGCAACCTTTATGATTTTAGGAAATATTTGCACCCGTTCATGTGGCTTTTGTGGTGTAAAAACTGGGCGTCCCGAAGAAGTTGATTGGGAAGAGCCTGAAAAAGTAGCCCGTTCTATAAAAATAATGAACATTAAACATGCTGTAATAACGAGTGTAGACCGAGATGATTTAAAAGACATGGGGTCAATCATTTGGGCAGAAACGGTAAAAGCAATTAGACGAATGAATCCAACGACTACTTTGGAAACATTAATTCCTGATTTTCAAGGAAATGAAAAAATACTAAATCGCATTATTGATGTGGCTCCCGAAGTAGTTTCTCACAATATGGAAACGGTAAAACGATTGACACGTGAAGTCCGTATTCAAGCGAAATATGAAAGAAGTTTAGACGTATTACGCTATTTAAAAGACCAAGGGATTAACAGAACTAAATCAGGTATTATGCTTGGTTTAGGTGAAACCGAAGAAGAAGTAATTGAAACCTTACATGACTTATCCGCTGCTAAAGTAGATATTGTAACTATTGGTCAATATTTACAACCAAGTAAAAAACATTTACCTGTAAAAGAATTTATTACTCCCGAACAATTTGCAAAATATGAAGAAATAGGTAAAAAATTAGGTTTTAGACATGTAGAAAGTGGTGCTTTAGTTCGTTCTTCTTACCATGCTGAAAAACATATTCATTAA
- a CDS encoding energy transducer TonB produces the protein MSNFNVEKNSWLEVVFEGKNKAYGAYQLRQENDRTTLKALCIAVVLVATGLGLVSFSTTKYEEPIIHACPKLEPSVVFVEPSKMKPKTEKQHGEKNTKKNTRPNIHDTPRISDIVTPKPVEIPGKEPFNPNGSENGKKPGTEGNPFTTITTSSGGTSGGGNGGGGSMNIVSESASFPGGINKFREYVASKFKIPSDFNKEYVYIELSFIIETDGSISSIKMLNNGDEKLEKEAIRVLQSMKQKWEPGKSNGIAVRSEKMLPIKIMVTEIED, from the coding sequence ATGTCAAATTTCAACGTAGAAAAAAACAGTTGGCTAGAAGTTGTTTTTGAAGGAAAAAACAAAGCCTATGGAGCGTATCAATTAAGACAAGAAAATGATCGCACTACACTTAAAGCATTATGCATAGCAGTCGTTTTAGTTGCAACAGGATTAGGATTAGTTTCTTTTTCGACTACTAAATATGAAGAACCAATTATTCATGCCTGTCCAAAATTAGAACCATCAGTAGTATTTGTGGAACCTAGCAAAATGAAACCTAAAACAGAAAAGCAACATGGAGAAAAAAACACTAAAAAAAACACAAGGCCAAATATTCACGACACACCAAGAATCAGTGATATAGTAACCCCTAAGCCAGTAGAAATTCCAGGAAAGGAACCATTCAATCCTAATGGCAGTGAAAATGGTAAAAAACCCGGAACTGAAGGTAATCCATTTACAACAATAACTACAAGCTCAGGTGGAACATCTGGTGGAGGAAATGGCGGAGGAGGCAGTATGAATATTGTTTCAGAGTCCGCATCGTTTCCTGGTGGCATTAATAAATTCAGAGAATATGTGGCTTCAAAGTTTAAAATTCCAAGCGATTTCAATAAAGAATATGTGTATATTGAATTATCTTTTATTATTGAAACTGACGGCAGTATTTCTTCTATAAAAATGCTGAATAATGGCGATGAAAAATTAGAAAAAGAAGCCATTAGAGTTTTACAATCTATGAAACAAAAATGGGAACCTGGAAAATCAAATGGAATTGCTGTTCGATCTGAAAAAATGCTACCTATAAAAATAATGGTAACCGAAATAGAAGACTAA
- a CDS encoding RNA polymerase sigma factor — translation MELKQEHISAFIQKAKQGDQVAFTFLLDHYWNEVYGYMLKRTENETDTEDIVIETFAKAFDKIQTYNPDFGFNTWLIAIAKNVHIDLLRKKKTSLFIDNSEANDQYAYAIADETPSAEDKIITEQNLSQLLQHIKELKPAYQEVIQLRYFQEMSYQEMANHIDEPLNNIKIKLLRAKKLLAEIIHTKK, via the coding sequence TTGGAATTAAAACAAGAACATATTAGCGCTTTTATTCAAAAAGCAAAACAAGGCGATCAAGTTGCCTTTACCTTCTTGTTAGACCATTATTGGAATGAAGTCTATGGCTATATGCTTAAACGAACTGAAAACGAAACCGATACAGAGGATATTGTTATAGAAACGTTTGCCAAAGCATTTGACAAAATACAAACATATAATCCTGATTTTGGTTTTAATACATGGCTAATTGCTATTGCCAAAAACGTACATATTGATTTACTAAGAAAGAAGAAAACATCACTTTTTATTGATAATTCAGAGGCAAATGATCAATATGCATATGCTATAGCAGACGAAACACCTTCTGCTGAAGATAAAATCATTACCGAGCAAAATCTATCTCAATTACTGCAACACATTAAAGAATTAAAGCCTGCTTATCAAGAAGTTATTCAACTTAGATATTTCCAAGAAATGAGTTACCAAGAAATGGCAAATCATATTGATGAGCCACTGAATAACATCAAAATTAAACTTCTGAGAGCTAAAAAATTATTAGCAGAAATCATCCATACTAAAAAATAA
- a CDS encoding glycosyltransferase: METILSILFIAFIVFFSIQFCYYGFVFSRFAFAKPQAGTPKKIPVSVIIWAKNECENLKVLLPILLSQNYPHFELVVIDDDSSDDSLDLLEAYEKQYAFIKLVKVKNNEAFWGNKKYALTLGIKAAKYEYLLFTDASCRPENENWIEDMTAHFTVKKTIVLGYSSYYKIKGSFLNKLIRFDGALAAIQYFSWAKINKPYKGIGKNLAYKKSEFFNVRGFMDHMKIRTGDDDLFINQASTAENTTINTTSFTYSDSRTSYSSWLQLKKDQITSAKYYKGFDQFQLATHFISQFFFICLAIVLLAFQYNWIVVTILLSFRYIFNWIVIGYGASKLKEKDIVFGYPLFEFIVLFTHIRIAIASLFSKKTNWN, from the coding sequence ATGGAAACGATATTAAGCATACTTTTTATAGCATTTATAGTTTTTTTTAGCATTCAATTTTGTTACTATGGCTTTGTCTTTAGTCGGTTTGCATTTGCTAAACCTCAAGCAGGCACACCTAAAAAAATTCCTGTGTCAGTTATTATTTGGGCAAAAAATGAATGTGAAAATTTAAAAGTACTACTGCCTATTTTACTTTCTCAAAATTACCCCCATTTTGAATTAGTTGTGATTGATGACGATTCAAGTGATGATTCACTAGACCTATTAGAAGCTTATGAAAAACAATATGCATTTATTAAACTAGTTAAAGTTAAAAATAATGAAGCATTCTGGGGAAATAAAAAATATGCCTTAACATTAGGAATTAAAGCCGCTAAATACGAATATTTACTTTTTACAGATGCTAGTTGCAGACCCGAAAATGAAAATTGGATTGAAGATATGACGGCACACTTTACTGTGAAAAAAACAATTGTATTAGGCTATAGTTCCTATTATAAAATCAAAGGTTCGTTTTTAAATAAATTAATTCGTTTTGATGGCGCTTTAGCTGCTATTCAATATTTTTCATGGGCTAAAATAAATAAACCATATAAAGGAATTGGTAAAAATTTAGCCTATAAAAAAAGTGAATTTTTCAATGTAAGAGGATTCATGGACCACATGAAAATTAGAACAGGTGATGATGACCTATTTATCAATCAAGCTTCAACAGCAGAAAATACAACAATAAACACGACTAGTTTTACCTATTCAGATAGCAGAACAAGTTATTCGTCTTGGCTGCAGTTAAAGAAAGATCAAATTACATCTGCAAAATATTATAAAGGATTTGACCAATTTCAATTGGCCACACATTTCATCTCCCAGTTCTTTTTTATATGTTTAGCCATTGTATTACTTGCGTTTCAATACAATTGGATTGTAGTAACCATTTTGTTGAGTTTTAGGTATATTTTTAACTGGATTGTAATTGGGTATGGTGCTTCAAAATTAAAAGAAAAAGACATTGTTTTTGGATATCCCCTATTTGAATTTATAGTTTTATTTACACATATTCGAATTGCCATTGCAAGTTTATTTTCAAAAAAAACAAATTGGAATTAA
- the murB gene encoding UDP-N-acetylmuramate dehydrogenase codes for MNIIQNQSLKKYNTFGIEASAKEFVAIQNEADLATILKENQQKKLFVLAGGSNMLLTKDIDALVLHINNKGIEVIDENDDFVWVKGQAGEVWHEFVVWCMERNFGGIENLSLIPGNVGATPVQNIGAYGVEIKDTFVSCEAMEIATQKTVTFTKEDCNFGYRESIFKGRLKNKYIILTVTFKLTKKNHKINTSYGAIDLELEKTGIINPTIQDVSNAVIAIRQSKLPDPKELGNSGSFFKNPVVPIEIYEKAKLDYPTIPHYPVSETTVKVPAGWLIEQAGFKGKRFGDAGIHAKQALVLVNYGHATGSEIWAVAQNIQQTVKEKFGISIEAEVNVI; via the coding sequence ATGAACATCATACAAAATCAATCCTTAAAAAAGTATAATACTTTTGGCATTGAAGCCTCAGCAAAAGAATTTGTAGCCATTCAAAATGAAGCTGATTTGGCTACTATTTTAAAAGAAAATCAACAGAAAAAATTATTTGTTTTAGCTGGTGGAAGCAACATGCTCTTAACCAAAGATATTGATGCTTTAGTACTACATATCAACAATAAAGGAATTGAAGTTATAGATGAAAATGATGATTTTGTTTGGGTAAAAGGACAAGCAGGTGAAGTATGGCATGAATTTGTCGTTTGGTGCATGGAACGTAATTTTGGAGGCATTGAAAACTTATCTCTCATTCCGGGGAATGTAGGTGCTACACCTGTTCAAAATATTGGTGCGTATGGTGTTGAAATAAAAGATACGTTTGTTTCTTGTGAAGCAATGGAAATTGCCACTCAAAAAACAGTAACTTTTACTAAAGAAGACTGTAATTTTGGTTATCGAGAAAGTATTTTTAAAGGCCGTTTAAAAAACAAATACATCATTTTAACGGTAACATTTAAATTGACTAAAAAAAATCACAAAATAAACACTTCTTATGGTGCTATTGATTTAGAATTAGAAAAAACAGGCATTATAAATCCGACTATACAAGACGTTAGTAACGCTGTAATTGCGATTAGACAAAGTAAACTTCCTGATCCAAAAGAATTGGGCAACAGTGGAAGCTTCTTTAAAAACCCAGTAGTTCCTATAGAAATTTATGAAAAAGCAAAATTAGATTATCCAACTATTCCACACTACCCTGTTTCAGAAACTACAGTTAAAGTGCCTGCAGGATGGTTAATTGAACAAGCAGGCTTTAAAGGTAAACGATTTGGCGATGCTGGCATCCATGCTAAACAAGCATTAGTTTTAGTAAATTATGGCCATGCAACTGGAAGTGAAATTTGGGCGGTTGCTCAGAACATTCAACAAACTGTAAAAGAAAAATTCGGTATAAGTATTGAAGCTGAAGTTAATGTGATTTAA
- a CDS encoding thioredoxin domain-containing protein has product MKNLKSIIATVVVTLSISCTNSQNFKSVDVAEFKSTLEKNSEIQLIDVRTEDEFKGGHITNAKNISLSSETWRPLVGELDKTKPVLVYCLSGGRSKRAASELKELGFKEVIELNGGYLAWSKANPQTNSAWTGMTKEEYAKLLISDKIVVVDFYAEWCAPCKKMAPYLEKMNTELANKVIIYRIDADKNKSLFNDLGYQGLPVILVYKNGKETFKKNEFVSEEDLRKEIN; this is encoded by the coding sequence ATGAAAAATTTAAAATCAATTATTGCAACTGTAGTTGTAACATTATCTATAAGTTGTACCAATAGTCAAAATTTTAAAAGTGTAGACGTAGCAGAATTTAAATCTACATTAGAAAAAAATTCAGAAATACAGCTTATTGATGTAAGAACGGAAGATGAATTTAAAGGTGGTCACATAACTAATGCTAAAAATATTAGTTTGTCAAGCGAAACTTGGCGTCCATTAGTGGGTGAATTAGACAAAACAAAACCTGTTCTTGTTTATTGCCTAAGTGGCGGAAGAAGCAAAAGAGCAGCTTCTGAACTTAAAGAATTAGGTTTCAAAGAAGTGATTGAATTAAATGGCGGCTATTTAGCATGGAGCAAAGCAAATCCTCAAACAAATTCAGCTTGGACAGGAATGACTAAAGAAGAATATGCCAAATTACTAATTTCTGATAAAATTGTAGTTGTTGATTTTTATGCAGAATGGTGTGCACCATGCAAAAAAATGGCTCCTTATTTAGAAAAAATGAATACTGAATTGGCAAACAAAGTTATTATTTATCGTATAGATGCTGACAAAAACAAATCGTTATTTAATGACTTAGGTTATCAAGGATTGCCTGTTATTTTAGTTTACAAAAATGGCAAAGAAACCTTTAAGAAAAACGAATTTGTAAGCGAAGAAGATTTGAGAAAAGAAATAAATTAA
- the recF gene encoding DNA replication/repair protein RecF (All proteins in this family for which functions are known are DNA-binding proteins that assist the filamentation of RecA onto DNA for the initiation of recombination or recombinational repair.): MYLKSLSLINYKNIAENSFEFESKINAIVGKNGVGKTTILDAIYHLAIGKSYFNPLATQNIKHGEDFFVIDGIFDKELRNEHIVCSFKKGQKKVLKRNGKAYEKFSEHIGLIPIVIISPSDVDLIIEGSETRRKFIDNVISTSDPAYLQHLINYQKTVAQRNALLKYFALNQTFDKDNLAIYNEQISYLGQLIFERRNSFLQQFVPIFQKYYEIISENAEQVTIVYESQLHEASLEELLEIHLQRDRIAQFSTCGIHKDDLRFEINEYPVRKFGSQGQQKSFLIALKLAQFEFVKNQSKTLPILLFDDIFDKLDAYRVQQIVNMVNDDVFGQIFISDTHPERTEEIIKQTHKAYKIFTI; encoded by the coding sequence GTGTATTTAAAGTCGCTTTCTCTTATTAATTATAAAAATATTGCCGAAAATTCATTTGAATTTGAAAGCAAGATTAATGCTATTGTAGGTAAAAATGGCGTAGGCAAAACCACTATCCTAGATGCAATTTATCATTTGGCAATTGGAAAAAGTTACTTTAATCCTTTAGCTACACAAAACATTAAACATGGCGAAGATTTCTTTGTAATTGATGGTATTTTTGACAAAGAACTTAGAAACGAACACATTGTCTGTAGTTTTAAAAAAGGGCAAAAAAAGGTTTTAAAACGAAATGGCAAAGCCTATGAAAAGTTTTCTGAACATATTGGTTTAATTCCAATAGTTATTATTTCTCCAAGTGATGTGGATTTGATAATTGAAGGTAGTGAAACGCGAAGAAAGTTTATTGACAATGTCATTTCAACATCAGACCCTGCTTATTTACAACATCTTATAAATTATCAAAAAACAGTTGCGCAAAGAAATGCATTGTTAAAATATTTTGCACTTAATCAAACATTTGACAAAGATAACTTGGCTATTTACAACGAACAAATTTCGTATTTAGGTCAACTCATTTTTGAAAGACGAAATTCATTTTTACAACAATTTGTACCTATTTTTCAAAAGTACTACGAAATTATTTCTGAAAATGCCGAACAAGTTACCATTGTATATGAAAGTCAGCTACATGAAGCCTCGCTCGAGGAGCTTTTGGAAATACATTTACAACGTGATAGGATAGCACAATTTAGTACTTGCGGAATACACAAAGATGATTTACGTTTTGAGATAAATGAATATCCAGTAAGAAAATTTGGTTCTCAAGGGCAACAAAAATCTTTTTTAATTGCTTTAAAACTAGCGCAATTTGAATTTGTAAAAAATCAAAGTAAAACCTTGCCTATTTTATTATTTGATGATATTTTTGATAAATTAGATGCATACAGAGTACAACAAATTGTAAACATGGTTAATGATGATGTATTTGGACAAATTTTTATATCCGATACGCATCCTGAACGAACAGAAGAAATAATCAAACAAACACATAAAGCCTATAAGATATTTACTATTTAA
- a CDS encoding tetratricopeptide repeat protein yields the protein MATYNKRGFKAAKEKEAKEPAFDTTVEDINVNENESTTAGVFNALDEKANKTEEWVIKNQKAILTVIGILAFITLGYILYNKFVATPKEEEAFKEMFQAQTYFQQAVDATEKQDSLYKLALKGGEGKLGFEGIINEYSGTKAAKLAEYYAGISFLNLKDFNNAIKHLDQFTSSDKVLTALALGAKGDANVELNKNDEALKLYVEAANLDDNDFITPRFLFKAANLAILANKKEEALGYLKTIKEKYETSQEGYNIDALIATLEQ from the coding sequence ATGGCAACGTATAATAAAAGAGGATTTAAGGCGGCTAAAGAGAAAGAAGCAAAAGAGCCAGCATTTGACACAACTGTTGAAGATATCAACGTTAACGAAAATGAAAGCACCACTGCAGGTGTTTTTAATGCGTTAGACGAAAAAGCAAATAAGACAGAAGAATGGGTAATTAAAAATCAAAAAGCTATTCTTACTGTTATTGGAATTTTAGCTTTTATTACTTTAGGCTACATATTATATAATAAATTTGTAGCTACACCAAAAGAAGAAGAAGCTTTCAAAGAAATGTTCCAAGCACAAACGTATTTTCAACAAGCCGTTGATGCTACGGAGAAACAAGATTCATTATATAAGTTAGCCTTAAAAGGAGGAGAAGGTAAATTAGGTTTTGAAGGTATTATTAATGAATATTCAGGTACTAAAGCAGCTAAGTTAGCAGAATATTACGCTGGAATATCATTTTTGAATTTAAAAGATTTTAATAATGCAATAAAGCATTTAGACCAGTTTACTTCATCGGATAAAGTATTAACTGCTTTAGCACTTGGAGCAAAAGGCGATGCGAATGTTGAATTAAATAAAAATGATGAAGCGCTTAAATTGTATGTAGAAGCTGCAAACTTAGACGATAACGATTTTATTACACCTAGATTTTTATTTAAAGCAGCAAACTTAGCTATCCTAGCTAATAAAAAAGAAGAAGCATTAGGATATTTGAAAACAATTAAAGAAAAGTACGAAACTTCACAAGAAGGTTATAATATTGATGCGTTAATTGCTACATTAGAACAATAA
- the ribH gene encoding 6,7-dimethyl-8-ribityllumazine synthase: MATENKNLSNYDKNTIPNAKDFRFGIVVSEWNEQVTEGLFQGAYQALTDCGALPENIVRWNVPGSFELIFGAKQMHEKLQLDAVIVIGCVIKGETMHFEFVCEGVTHGIKDLNLKYTIPTIFCVLTDNTMQQSIDRSGGKHGNKGVEAAIAAINMVELNKK; encoded by the coding sequence ATGGCTACTGAAAATAAAAATTTATCTAATTACGATAAAAACACAATCCCAAACGCGAAAGACTTTCGGTTTGGGATTGTTGTTTCAGAATGGAATGAACAAGTAACCGAAGGTCTTTTTCAAGGCGCGTATCAAGCATTAACTGATTGCGGTGCGTTGCCTGAAAACATTGTTAGATGGAATGTTCCAGGAAGTTTTGAGCTTATTTTTGGTGCCAAACAGATGCATGAGAAACTACAACTAGATGCTGTAATTGTCATAGGTTGTGTAATTAAAGGAGAGACCATGCATTTTGAGTTTGTTTGTGAAGGCGTTACACATGGAATAAAAGATTTAAATTTGAAATACACTATTCCTACAATTTTTTGTGTATTAACAGATAATACGATGCAGCAATCTATAGATAGGAGTGGAGGTAAACATGGAAATAAAGGTGTTGAGGCCGCTATCGCTGCCATAAATATGGTCGAATTAAATAAAAAATAG